From the Lolium rigidum isolate FL_2022 chromosome 2, APGP_CSIRO_Lrig_0.1, whole genome shotgun sequence genome, one window contains:
- the LOC124691775 gene encoding uncharacterized protein LOC124691775 has product MGSGNKSSHDFEEEQLTPEYSHVTASESPKSTHCTNKRPYDGIVEDDYLDVPAVGSSDSPTEPDTWVKRPRFGKIPDFRTAKNGRKSTLELKMRKFGNRNSDEVVAPEPGLEFDSLLEAFDFFNLYSWEVGFGIRYGASRKNKHGRMMMQEILCGCASHSKLQ; this is encoded by the exons ATGGGGTCAGGGAACAAAAG TTCACACGATTTCGAAGAGGAACAACTGACGCCAGAGTATTCCCATGTTACTGCATCAGAATCGCCCAAGTCTACACATTGTACGAATAAGAG GCCATATGATGGCATAGTAGAAGACGACTATCTGGACGTTCCTGCAGTTGGATCATCTGATTCACCGACAGAACCTGATACATGGGTGAAGAG GCCACGATTCGGGAAGATCCCTGATTTCAGAACAGCAAAAAATGGGAGGAAGAGCACTTTGGAATTAAAAATGAGAAAATTTGGAAATAGGAATTCAGATGAGGTAGTTGCTCCTGAACCAGGATTGGAGTTTGATTCTTTACTAGAAGCATTCGACTTCTTCAACCTCTACTCCTGGGAGGTTGGCTTCGGCATCAGATATGGGGCGTCTAGGAAGAATAAACATGGGAGAATGATGATGCAGGAGATCCTGTGCGGATGCGCG AGTCATTCGAAGTTGCAATGA